A region from the Bombyx mori chromosome 15, ASM3026992v2 genome encodes:
- the RpP0 gene encoding ribosomal protein P0 → MGREDKATWKSNYFVKIIQLLDEYPKCFIVGADNVGSQQMQQIRISLRGSSIVLMGKNTMMRKAIKDHLDNNPALEKLLPHIKGNVGFVFTRGDLVEVRDKLLENKVQAPARPGAIAPLSVVIPAHNTGLGPEKTSFFQALSIPTKISKGTIEIINDVHILKPGDKVGASEATLLNMLNISPFSYGLVVKQVYDSGTIFAPEILDIKPEDLRAKFQAGVANVAALSLAIGYPTIASAPHSIANGFKNLLAIAAVTEVEFEEATTIKEFIKDPSKFAAVAAAVAPSAAAAPAEKKEEKKEEKEEEESDDDMGFGLFD, encoded by the exons ATGGGTAGGGAGGACAAGGCTACTTGGAAGTCTAACTACTTCGTTAAGATCATC CAACTCTTGGACGAGTACCCAAAATGTTTCATCGTGGGTGCCGATAACGTGGGCTCGCAACAGATGCAGCAGATCCGTATCTCGCTACGTGGCTCCAGTATCGTGCTCATGGGAAAAAACACAATGATGCGCAAAGCCATCAAAGACCACCTGGACAACAATCCAGCCCTCGAGAAACTGTTGCCACACATCAAGGGCAACGTTGGCTTCGTGTTCACCCGCGGAGACCTCGTTGAG gtCCGTGACAAACTGTTGGAGAACAAAGTCCAAGCTCCAGCTCGTCCTGGTGCCATTGCCCCATTGTCAGTCGTCATTCCCGCCCACAACACCGGCCTCGGTCCAGAGAAGACCTCTTTCTTCCAGGCTCTTTCTATCCCTACCAAGATTTCAAAGG gtacTATTGAAATCATCAACGATGTACACATCTTGAAGCCCGGTGACAAGGTTGGAGCTTCTGAAGCCACCCTTCTCAACATGTTGAACATCTCTCCATTCTCATATGGTCTTGTTGTTAAGCAG GTATATGATTCTGGAACTATTTTTGCACCTGAAATTCTGGACATCAAACCAGAAGATCTCCGTGCCAAGTTCCAAGCTGGAGTTGCTAATGTAGCTGCTCTTTCTTTGGCTATTGGTTACCCAACTATTGCTTCAGCCCCGCATTCCATTGCCAATGGTTTCAAGAACCTTTTGGCCATCGCTGCTGTCACAGAGGTTGAGTTTGAAGAAGCTACCACCATCAAGGAGTTCATTAAG GACCCATCAAAGTTCGCTGCAGTTGCTGCCGCGGTGGCACCGTCCGCCGCCGCTGCTCCGGCTGAGAAGAAGGaggaaaagaaagaagaaaaagaggAGGAAGAAAGCGATGACGACATGGGCTTTGGTCTCTTCGACTAG
- the LOC101744972 gene encoding protein arginine N-methyltransferase 9 yields the protein MEEVAKEYINYARQFTSTNSLSKAFDMYMLAFEKCPAIKNRYEPEFRNVIIQLNEMLAEDDRMEDLFNNFGKSIRMFPTNIHLLNDIGKYLYKFGFYSEAWNHFHDAIFLDTGTVNAEKNLNSVKNLLVDRWQYRLLNDKIRNETYRQAIHDTLKPFKDTVLDLGTGTGILSMFAHELKPIAVTAVDTSEAMTQLAECVTQGSGILDIVILNNVPTTMNFLDIGGKRSLLITEMFDAGLFGEQILQTLTHAWENFISNVGRILPKRAEFFVVGVKSDDLIRKYQLQSSTKTLLNIPNLNVHILNHNETYDSEDVHLYKDLVYMTDTKSLVKVDFNNPDDLMEKLKRTEPYEVEFRTKEKGEINAVIGWFNLYLSDKISLTTNPRSPKRSNAWQQAVFFDNIPRHVKENETIKLDFFMNAGKLTLGKDSNSHIVRISPEILRFLNDAEFINAVMGCIGMASVYLGQMTDMSQISIADLSPFPLFGLQMLKRGAQSLICVAKTLSDKRFFKKVFRANKVSLSKVNILVGDEWDQEVFGEDKYHAIVGNFLDLCGDIDLRMKEICLHLKHLHLLPGGLYMPAEIRMIAQVIRSHWVDINNKVYDENVCDFKVATHLNRFSISQNFCIDFGLLEYEALTDPVAVGTCSEEMVTDSALVVVKKGGEANAVLCWYSIELMEDLCEISTGRGDSFIDGLLYLPPKNVNLESGEEIKLLRSTDVEGAFKVTIEPPVPPPAAPKEPEESADAMDEAAALPTAAAAAAV from the coding sequence ATGGAGGAAGTGGCGAAGGAGTACATAAATTATGCAAGACAATTCACTTCCACAAACAGCTTAAGTAAAGCATTCGATATGTACATGTTGGCGTTCGAGAAATGTCCAGCGATAAAAAATCGGTACGAGCCCGAATTCCGTAATGTAATCATCCAACTGAACGAAATGCTGGCGGAGGACGACAGAATGGAAGACCTCTTTAATAATTTCGGGAAATCGATTCGAATGTTTCCAACCAACATTCACCTGTTGAATGACATCGGAAAATACCTATACAAGTTCGGCTTTTACTCCGAAGCTTGGAATCATTTTCACGATGCGATATTTTTAGATACCGGAACGGTAAATGCCGAGAAAAATTTAAACTCTGTTAAAAATCTTCTGGTTGACCGTTGGCAATATAGACTGCTGAATGATAAAATACGCAACGAAACATACCGTCAGGCCATTCACGACACGCTCAAGCCGTTCAAAGACACAGTCTTGGACCTTGGTACTGGTACTGGTATATTGTCGATGTTTGCTCATGAACTAAAACCAATTGCTGTCACCGCTGTTGATACTTCTGAAGCTATGACGCAATTAGCTGAATGCGTAACCCAAGGCAGTGGCATTCTAGATATCGTCATTCTTAACAACGTACCTACAACAATGAACTTCTTAGACATCGGTGGTAAAAGGTCTCTTTTAATCACAGAAATGTTTGATGCCGGTTTGTTCGGTGAACAGATTTTGCAAACTTTAACTCATGCTTGGGAGAATTTTATTTCCAATGTGGGTAGAATCTTGCCTAAGAGGGCCGAGTTTTTTGTTGTTGGAGTTAAGAGTGATGATCTCATTAGGAAGTACCAGTTGCAATCATCAACTAAAACTCTTCTTAACATTCCTAACCTCAATGTTCATATTTTGAACCACAACGAAACCTATGATTCTGAAGATGTTCACCTGTATAAGGATCTAGTATACATGACAGATACAAAGTCTCTCGTGAAAGTTGATTTCAACAATCCTGATGACTTAATGGAGAAATTAAAAAGAACTGAACCTTATGAAGTCGAATTCCGAACTAAGGAGAAAGGGGAAATAAATGCTGTTATTGGCTGGTTCAATTTGTATTTGTCTGATAAGATTTCTCTGACTACAAATCCTCGTTCACCTAAACGATCTAACGCCTGGCAACAAGCAGTCTTTTTTGATAATATCCCTCGACATGTCAAAGAAAATGAAACCAttaaattggatttttttatgaatgcaGGAAAACTAACACTAGGCAAAGATTCTAACTCTCACATTGTTCGGATTTCCCCTGAGATTCTCAGATTTTTGAATGACGCAGAGTTTATTAACGCTGTGATGGGATGTATTGGCATGGCCAGTGTTTACTTGGGTCAAATGACTGATATGTCACAAATTTCTATTGCTGATTTGTCTCCGTTCCCGTTGTTTGGCTTGCAGATGCTTAAAAGGGGCGCTCAATCACTGATTTGCGTTGCTAAAACTCTCAGTGACAAACGCTTTTTCAAGAAAGTATTTAGAGCTAACAAAGTTTCACTCTCGAAAGTGAATATCCTTGTTGGAGATGAATGGGACCAAGAGGTATTTGGAGAAGACAAATACCATGCCATAGTTGGCAACTTTTTGGATTTGTGCGGCGATATTGACTTGCGTATGAAGGAAATATGTCTACATCTGAAACATCTCCATCTTTTGCCAGGCGGTCTGTACATGCCTGCCGAAATAAGAATGATAGCGCAGGTGATCCGTAGCCATTGGGTAGATATCAACAATAAAGTTTACGATGAAAACGTCTGCGATTTTAAGGTGGCCACACATTTGAACAGATTCTCTATTTCTCAAAATTTCTGTATCGACTTCGGGCTTTTGGAATATGAAGCTCTAACAGATCCTGTGGCGGTCGGCACATGTAGCGAAGAAATGGTCACGGACTCCGCTCTTGTGGTAGTCAAAAAGGGCGGGGAAGCTAACGCAGTACTCTGTTGGTATAGCATTGAACTGATGGAAGATTTGTGTGAAATATCAACCGGCAGAGGCGATAGTTTCATCGATGGCCTCTTGTACTTGCCGCCTAAGAACGTCAATTTGGAGAGTGGAGAAGAAATTAAACTGTTACGCAGCACGGACGTCGAAGGCGCATTCAAGGTAACAATTGAACCGCCTGTCCCACCGCCGGCAGCGCCTAAAGAGCCAGAAGAATCTGCTGATGCCATGGATGAAGCGGCAGCACTCCCAACCGCTGCTGCTGCAGCCGCCGTTTGA
- the LOC101738197 gene encoding X-linked retinitis pigmentosa GTPase regulator homolog isoform X1 yields MEYYVAGSNLFNQWFDDLDFFSEFRKMSKSEDPNFDFRLANLMQINWSYNIFQLRKNLYLLGAFDGRKIAKKIDIPEECRKSPLVAGNDYNLVIGHNNSSALWILNLEDNSIKNVYLDRELPLELSPKRNKTDNEIQKLVVNNFSCLYLTKGKNVYSGILPSYIDTSHCNGHIIDVACGYEHYMLLTSTGYVYTWGDGRRLQLGQDDTSNLETPTQVEALAGIKIIKIKAGGWHSMALSEFGDLYVWGLNDTGQLGIKESENDLKSYALPKLVDLYDDNEEVHLQIKDIACGSKHSVLLLEDGSVWTTGANKYGQLACPQYPNSKNFNKVCVIKEACRLKCGPWTTVVVCN; encoded by the exons ATGGAGTATTACGTTGCAGGCTCAAATTTGTTTAATCAATGGTTCGATgatctagattttttttcagaatttcGTAAAATGTCTAAATCTGAAGATCCAAATTTTGACTTTAGATTGGCTAATTTAATGCAAATCAATTGgtcatataatatatttcaactaagaaaaaatctttatttattggGCGCCTTTGACGGTAGGAAAATCGCTAAGAAAATTGATATACCAGAAGAGTGCAGAAAATCGCCACTCGTTGCCGGTAACGACTACAACTTGGTTATTGGCCACAATAATTCGAGTGCCCTTTGGATATTGAATTTGGAAGATAATAGCATAAAGAATGTTTATTTGGATAGAGAATTGCCTCTTGAATTATCGCCCAAACGTAATAAAACAGATAATGAGATACAAAAGCttgttgttaataatttttcatGCCTCTACCTTACTAAAGGCAAGAATGTTTATAGCGGAATACTTCCAAGTTACATAGATACAAGCCACTGTAATGGACATATTATTGATGTTGCTTGTGGTTATGAACATTACATGCTTCTCACTAGTACTGGTTATGTCTATACTTGGGGAGATGGCAG GAGATTGCAACTAGGTCAGGATGATACAAGCAATTTAGAGACACCCACACAGGTTGAAGCCCTGGCtggaataaaaattattaaaataaaagcagGTGGGTGGCATTCCATGGCACTCAGTGAATTTGGGGATCTCTATGTTTGGGGCTTGAATGACACTGGTCAATTAGGTATAAAGGAAAGTGAAAATGACTTAAAAAGCTATGCTTTACCAAAGTTAGTTGATCTATATGATGATAATGAAGAAGTTCATCTCCAAATTAAGGACATAGCCTGTGGCTCGAAGCATtctgtattattattagaaGATGGCTCAGTTTGGACCACTGGTGCAAATAAATATGGACAACTAGCATGCCCACAATATCCAAACTCAAAAAACTTCAATAAGGTCTGTGTAATCAAAGAAGCATGTAGACTGAAATGTGGACCATGGACAACTGTAGTTGTATGCAATTAA
- the LOC101738197 gene encoding RCC1 domain-containing protein 1 isoform X2, which translates to MEYYVAGSNLFNQWRLQLGQDDTSNLETPTQVEALAGIKIIKIKAGGWHSMALSEFGDLYVWGLNDTGQLGIKESENDLKSYALPKLVDLYDDNEEVHLQIKDIACGSKHSVLLLEDGSVWTTGANKYGQLACPQYPNSKNFNKVCVIKEACRLKCGPWTTVVVCN; encoded by the exons ATGGAGTATTACGTTGCAGGCTCAAATTTGTTTAATCAATG GAGATTGCAACTAGGTCAGGATGATACAAGCAATTTAGAGACACCCACACAGGTTGAAGCCCTGGCtggaataaaaattattaaaataaaagcagGTGGGTGGCATTCCATGGCACTCAGTGAATTTGGGGATCTCTATGTTTGGGGCTTGAATGACACTGGTCAATTAGGTATAAAGGAAAGTGAAAATGACTTAAAAAGCTATGCTTTACCAAAGTTAGTTGATCTATATGATGATAATGAAGAAGTTCATCTCCAAATTAAGGACATAGCCTGTGGCTCGAAGCATtctgtattattattagaaGATGGCTCAGTTTGGACCACTGGTGCAAATAAATATGGACAACTAGCATGCCCACAATATCCAAACTCAAAAAACTTCAATAAGGTCTGTGTAATCAAAGAAGCATGTAGACTGAAATGTGGACCATGGACAACTGTAGTTGTATGCAATTAA